A part of Bacillus rossius redtenbacheri isolate Brsri chromosome 1, Brsri_v3, whole genome shotgun sequence genomic DNA contains:
- the LOC134528371 gene encoding twinfilin, whose amino-acid sequence MSHQTGIRANEELKKFFVKCRAGNIRVFKVSIIDEQLALTASRDVIGSWEEDYDSCLGPLVEEGQPSYIVYRLDSKNTSGHDWLFISWSPDASPVRQKMLYASTKATLKQEFGSGQIKEELHATSVDDMTLSGYRRHRRAAVAPAPLTAAEEELALLRRTEVNTGVGVDSRQQTLSGVAFPLTGEARQALSALADRAVDYVQLRIDLDEEKVHLSDTGDVSLAKLPGKVPTDCARYHLYNFKHTHEGDYLETLVFIYSMPGYSCSIKERMLYSSCKGPLIEMIESQIGLKIAKKLEIDSGDELTEEFLQDEIHPKKNLHRPKFSKPKGPPNRGAKRLTKTQQETV is encoded by the exons ATGTCACATCAAACGGGTATCAGAG CAAATGAAGAACTTAAAAAATTCTTTGTAAAGTGCCGGGCTGGAAATATTAGAGTATTCAAAGTATCTATTATTGATG AGCAGCTGGCCCTCACGGCTTCCAGAGATGTGATCGGGAGCTGGGAGGAAGACTACGATAGCTGCTTGGGCCCGCTCGTGGAAGAAGGTCAGCCTTCTTACATTGTCTACAG GTTGGACTCTAAGAACACGTCCGGCCACGACTGGCTGTTCATCAGCTGGTCGCCGGATGCGTCGCCCGTGCGCCAGAAGATGCTGTACGCCTCGACCAAGGCTACGCTCAAGCAGGAGTTTGGCAGCGGCCAGATCAAGGAGGAGCTGCACGCCACCTCCGTG GACGACATGACGCTGAGCGGGTACCGCCGGCACAGGCGGGCGGCGGTGGCTCCGGCGCCGCTCACGGCCGCCGAGGAGGAGCTGGCGCTGCTGCGGCGCACCGAGGTGAACACCGGCGTGGGCGTGGACTCGCGCCAGCAGACGTTGTCGGGCGTGGCGTTCCCGCTGACCGGCGAGGCCCGGCAGGCGCTCTCCGCCCTCGCGGACAGGGCCGTCGACTACGTGCAGCTCAGGATAG ACCTGGACGAGGAGAAGGTACACTTGTCGGACACCGGGGACGTCAGCCTGGCCAAGCTGCCGGGCAAGGTTCCTACCGACTGTGCGCGCTACCACCTCTACAACTTCAAGCACACGCACGAGGGTGACTACTTGGAGACTCTGG tatttatttattcgatGCCAGGCTACTCTTGTTCGATAAAGGAAAGAATGCTGTATTCCAGTTGCAAGGGTCCTCTTATAGAAATGATTGAGTCGCAGATTGGGTTGAAGATCGCAAAGAAG CTCGAGATAGATTCTGGGGATGAACTGACCGAAGAATTTTTACAAGACGAAATCCACCCAAAGAAGAACTTGCATCGCCCCAAGTTCTCAAAGCCCAAAGGGCCCCCGAACAGGGGGGCGAAGCGCCTTACAAAAACTCAACAAGAGACTGTCTAG